The region cgatgcgggaactgccgctggaaccggggaggtgagtggacatcttttccctcagccacctcctccccggtccccgctggagtacccctttaacaagtttTACCGACAATTCACTGAGATTGCAAAACAACTTTCCGTCTGCTTCGCTTCGCTCATTattgtactatacagtatataatattatgttactatttatatatttttattatttagtttTTACTACAGTTTTATAGCCATTTCTTAATAGCAATGCTCTTCATTAGGACAAATAaaaccactagtgatgagcaaatagtgaaatattcgaatatttgatattcgtacggatTTTCGCCTATTCGAtagaatatttgatcccattagagtctatgggaacaagtattcaatcattgaaaaacatctactcgaccacttggagggaaaaactggaagctgggggatttgaacgcttatcgaatatttattgaatattcagcaaactattcgataatattcgatagatcgaataccttactattcgatcgaatatctattagatcgaacagtattcgctcatcactaaaaccCACTCCACAAAACTGTCACAAGTGGAAAATTGCCAAGACTTTGGTCTTCAGACAATTTTTTACTACGGTGAAAGGTTCCAGCAGCACATTCATGCTTTCAGAATTGGAAAGGGTAATGCATGTCCTAAAGCCATAAACTTTGAGACAATAAAAACAGATTCAAGCGCAATTTGCACCCAAAAAGAACTGGCTTAcattacatgactgggaccaAATTTCTTAACTAtattgtcaggaactcacctgacctggctcctgcggagTCTTCTTCGGGCTCGGCTCCATCGGCCGGCTCGAGAGTGCGCCGGCACTCCGCCCAgtggagccgagtgacgtcacggagacccgacagcgtccctagtaaccggggacgctgcggtctcacgtgacagtcagccggtcggccggcacagctgatgcggctcccgtgcaggctgagtgacagatcgctctgccactcggcCTGCAGCGCCGCAGCTGCATTGTTACTGGAATCAGGAGACCGGATCAATCAGTGTCTGGTaagggctcctgatccagtataaagtaaagttaaaGCCAGTtggtaatcgctggctattagttcattctgatccctgctccccctgtcctatTCCTGGGAACCtagtcctaattccttctgcctgacttactcgtgttctgacctccgcctgacttttgactatcccttgtgttactgattttgtactgcgttgcccgtgtggtttgacctggatTGTTCCActattcgttattgtgtttgtctgtccgtcttgttctgtgtttcacttacgcagcatagggaacgtcttcgtgggtgtccgcgaccgtttagggtcgaccgaggcaagtagatagggtcagtgggtgggttcagatccagggcccactgtctctgtcctgacaTATATTTAAAACTTTTTAGATACTTTGCACCTCACTGGACAGGGGTGCAGGGATtatctagaccaggggtaggaaaccatgttacaaaactacaactcccatcatgcctggaaagccaaagctttagctttagctgaGTGTGACAGCAGCCTAACAGCTTTAGTTATAGGAAAAAGCTGCCAACCACATACGGTTGCAGGAGAATTCAGAAATACAGGGACTCGAGTGCAAAACTCTTGCTGGCCCTGATAGACTATTCTATTATGAAAACTAAACTATACTGACAAGTAAGTGGCACAACACTGAAATAAGTGTATCTCTCGCTGCACTATCCTGTCCTAAGATAGGGCAGCAAAAAATGGGGAACACGTTCCCTTTAAATCCTTACTGACCCATGATGCACATGTGTGGGCCAAGTGAGGGAGTATAATTCATATCCGGCAGGTGTCAGCACCTTTCTCTAGCTGACACCCGCTGGTAGTGACCAACGTTGAAGATCACTTCAATGGCAGTCATCTACTTGTTTAAATGTTGCAATAAGTAGCAGATGCAGCATTTAAACAAGTATCATGCCAAATCACTGATgtctaggggtctggtctgtgccCATGCCACGTCATATGGCTGATGTTGCAGCCTCTACCAGCAAATCACTGATAAAACTAAGAAATTGAATGCATAAACATTGTAATGCTCTGTGTAAGCAATCAAATGATTGTTCATAATGGGCCCATTGGGAGAGGGAgctaaaatgtgttttgtttttttttgtttgtttttttaaagtgggattttttttaatacataaaaaaatcaTTCCTAATGAAGATTTATTCTGCTCCTTTTTAGAAACACAAAAGATTATCAACAGGAGAAGAGCACCTAGTCCAtccagtctgcccttatattattttaaCACCTATATATTCCACCCACAAAATTCAACACacaaatatattaatataatttCATTATATTAATTTATTATCCATACCAACAATGCTTAAAATAACCAAAAATAGTTAATGGTCTGGGGTCACTGCACGCActtatgtataataataataataataatttttatttatgtagtgttttccgcagcactttacaattctgggggtagaGATATACTTATAATTattcatacatgaggagtgagggtcctgctcgcaagagcttacagactatttgGAGGGAGTTTGAGACTAAAAGGCATCTGCTTGAAGTTTGTTCCCAGtatcttttagtaaagtaatattttttcttgTTGCCTCTTTTCTTTCCccaaactaacctcagattgtgtccccttgttccaGTGTTTggtttcttattaaaaaaaacacttcctgttaAGCCTATTTAggcttttaacatatttaaaagttttgatcatgtcTTCTTTTTCCCTTCCTTTTACAAGGCTCAACAGATTTAGatatttaatggtgcgtttacacagacagatttatccgacagatctttaaagcccaaaccaggaacagactataaacagggatcaggtcataaaggactgggatctatcctcttttcaaatccctttctggctttggcttccaaaatatgtcagataaatctttctgtgtaaatgcacccttaggccggtttcacacgtagtaacagtgcgggcgttaaaatttctgtcccgtacatctccgggtggtctggcggctgtatttgaaaagcacttacggtcttatcgtaagagtccggccgtagtgtcatgatgtgtcttggcttgtttggccccgctcaaaagcatgtatttgattcatgaatctgcccccgggccaaataagcacacccacatccctataaaatctccgcccactcgcgaagtacgcccatatgcttgtagtgttttgaatgccaaaaaaaaaaaaaccaaagatgtctgatggcgctaataatgcgccctatgggccagcccggcgtatgaggctgcgccgcaagcaccagctcgtggtgctttcgatcctgtggaagatgcgtaattattacctgcgtttgtgtgtaagtctatatatttttttttttttttttttttttttgtttttttttcaagctttatgtaacttatttaaaactagccttacaaactgtttaggcttataatccgtaaaacattgatttaaatgtattgtttatgcaagctcccttaagtactgttgaccaaaggtacttaaatgcaactgtgtaataattttgtgactaattgagatgtcttaaaaataataaatgtcattttttaaaaattcttctcagaggcaaaaagacgcagagcagcgccgtctgcaggaggtgggacggcgatattgggtccaccccatcaatgtgcggagggagacccggggccacattggttgcctgtatgatgatttgcgacggtatgtcgatttgaatacatcaaagtcggcaaatctttgaatgtaatattgcaaatgtaaaggttactgtccccaaatgtttaccccaaagtccataattttattatgttttttgtttatccttacaacgtttgatgttaatttcaacatttgtaaaccgtatgacatcttcctatgatgtgtgtttgtgtgtaatattagtgatcaatatttttcttaatttgttgcagacatcctgacaagttccaggacttcgtgcgcctgcctatggaggcctttgataatttactttccattttgaccccacatctccagagacaggacacctacatgcggaaatccatccctcctgtgggacgtctgctcataacgttaaggtgaagatgctttattttaatgcgaactatttgttcatgtaattgtagttaaatctaatatagtgttaaaatatgtaataatttaatatgtagctgaatgtgaaatagaatcataaaatactatttttctttttttcacagattcttggcgacaggggagagttatgtatcgttgcacctccaattcagggttggtacgtccaccatctctggaattgtgaggtgcacgtgcgccgtgatctgggagcatttgcagcccatcgtgatgcccagtccgaccagggagatttggttgcagtcagcagcaggctttcagtctgtggccaatttccccaactgtataggggcggttgatggtaagcacatacgtgtgaagcaaccaccgcgatcaggatcacagtatttcaattataagaaatttttttctgtggtcctgatcgcggttgttgattccacgtatcgtttccttgccatcgacgtcggctcctatggcagtactggggactcccgggcgctactgagatcagagtttgggcggcgcatactcttagatcacgtgactctacctcctcccactcctcttccgggtaccacgcatcccgctccattcgtcatggtaggggatcaagccttccctttactgaacaacctgctgcgcccttacccacggagagggctggatgaacgggggagagtatttaaccggaggctgagccgggcacgtaacttcgtggagtgcgccttcgggatcatgactagtcagtggagagtgtttaccactgccctgcagttgaaattggccacagttgacatggtcattaaagctgcctgtgttctccacaactaccttcgggactatgctcccaccccggaggtgaacgtggagacactgccagcttttagtgcccctatcaactatggccaagggagacaactcaaccgcgggatagtggtcaggaacctctttgctgactacttcatgactcctgaaggcgccgtgcccgtgcccgtgcccctttcacagcctcccttatgagccacggccacaggactgatgttttcccgcatgtatgtcacctgtctctgggatgtgtgtttttttattttcttttgttgtttgaaccccatgtattggttgatatttaattttccttctctttttactaaaacaaaaaatatattttcttattcgactaaacaatgtgtctgccttttcaatgtatgtaaaacatgttgtgtgttcccacatagtagtgttcgaaaatacacataacctcactcgatatactactggccagtaattatcgagcatggtcacatcctgctaatgttaattgtatagtcctttgaacctagtgtgctgaaagattgatgtgatcaaaacatgtgcatttcctatggagtgaccagcagggtgcgcactatatgtctaactttctagtgtgggatatgtaacaggatctgatatcttctagtgccacagtccatctcacttcttaacaatcactattaacacaccacatatatccctccacacatcacccaggtgcgccagctggatgtggtctacttaggttgcggttcaaaaataatcttttatcatccattttttttcagtaaaacacagaagagtgtattaaaagatgagaaatctcgctctttacttgatcacctgttccttgtctacagtcatctcctggatttcttatccaaaatccatcacatcaatctgcctgtgtaaacgctacattatgtagtttattgtgtgtacgtttatatatcctccactttgtacataatgaccacatgctggatgtcctgcaggaggcgatttctactaccatcggacatagagctctatgtggaaatgatagtgtcatgataagaacattaatgtcccaaaatatgttagggctcatcacaagcctctcctgctctgcccacttcctgccttggccacagatgtcagcatagagcaggctcagacctgaaaaagaaggaatcgcagcattcactacatcttcgctagtggcttcacaatacgtgtatttcactcagtatagctaacaaaaacagcagtggattctaaacacccaaaggatctcgacacaatgttgtaatgttgtggatgtgcgccattaaaacactaaataaggacatttccaaataacatccattcttggaaaaaaacttagcaatatttcactttaaatggcgcacagccactctatttctacattgtgtgaacacagcctttgtgtttttaagccactactggttttgttaacaatactgaccaaaatatactgactcaaatacacgtattgtgaacctactacgaacatgtagtgaatgttgcgattccttgtttgtcatgtatgacagtgctctctgctgccatctgtggccaaggcaggaagtggccacagcaggagagtgttggcctgataaatgaaatacttaactacattaatatttcctatcatgacacattcattttaacacatacagcaatgtctcacatatgattagaaatatcctcctgaaggacatccagcatgtgttaattttctactaacgtaaagcatacaacaaaatttaataagacacaatagcaacattcaatacagctttctatgcaaacaaagtccactaagtatttttaagcgtatttcgtagttccttagtggcagtcaataatcatttgtttttttaacccttaaacactaaaacataaacaagtaaaaaataagaattcgggaaacaacaagatatgtcgcaatggatttattacatgtccaaaaataaaacattcacatgatagtgtgtgtgggtggatgtggccgagggtgtgtggagactactttggaccatgttgacagaagttagaatagtgtgcagaggcaatagtgtgggcaatatgtgaaggacacagccagcctgactgtattctggcaccacaaaactaaaagggacatcccaatccccccaagctgttattgtcatccctagctaatgtgatgccagaccttctaaacagtgtgttattgatgtggtcctggtgcgcacaaatgttaggaaattattaatgctagtaaggcgcggttggcactaaggccctacagtgtagcagacaaggggtggtgttggtgtagctgaggagagggagtgcggaacaaacacaaatgttgttggacggtcaaggcacatgtcactctctctcgccaggctccacaggacccccttgacatcttggtggtggagtcctggccaacccctctgccagattaggttcttcattctcttcatccgatgaggcctctgctggttgctgaactacttgtggtctgaggagaaaacaacactggtcactatctaagatggcacttttgtttaaggacatatttagccagataactaaaatggaggcatccaatgcaggattacactctgcctgctttcacactattttctatgtacgaggtgccacactagaactttttacaatatattcacacactgttgacccaaaatgtgggtcttcacaaggccacccgagtggaacattagtttactctatggacacattgcgtacattgtttaaacattatgaagacagtccacgctattggcataaatggcatttcatgttctggattagatcctggagggagcaAAAGCTGTTCGaaaagcggttaggccaggctgcatttgttagttatcttgtgtccagcagggggcggctcATCTTACCGAaatcgagattactctaaagtgttcactaaatatactgctccccctgctggagcctcgatgtatacaatctatataaatctaacacatgtctatgtctgcacacataagacactgagctacttccgtcatcatctgctcctaccatggacacatgcaattaacacacacacttacctgcggcgtctgggggaattcaaaatgaaacgcagcattggggcaaaacgcaaagcgcccagttcttcttgggaggccccacgcctcatcagctgccgtcgctgcctgatgaatcggtccctcacactggaccacctggtctccacatagttagcttaaaacaaaagcatccacacattaggaatatatcagcgtcaggtgaccataacactcgagttaatggtttgccacagtggctaaacaacttaccaattatccattgctgtaatctagtatgctggtcccaatctgggtatacaatccgggcaacctccctccatgcggcactccgtgttagccggcttctgtacccaggcgcagggccgtcccatagcactggccgagcatggacctgaaaatccaaaataattacagtaacgtcttagaaattattagtcaataaggtcatagctactacacccatttcacatgctacacgccatgtttgattgtaaatagtacgtcacttatgtgggtggggtctccagcttcacctgcagccaactccctccctccatgatgtttgctggcgccacatatca is a window of Dendropsophus ebraccatus isolate aDenEbr1 chromosome 5, aDenEbr1.pat, whole genome shotgun sequence DNA encoding:
- the LOC138793784 gene encoding uncharacterized protein is translated as MPKKKKPKMSDGANNAPYGPARRMRLRRKHQLVVLSILWKMRNYYLRLCRQKDAEQRRLQEVGRRYWVHPINVRRETRGHIGCLYDDLRRHPDKFQDFVRLPMEAFDNLLSILTPHLQRQDTYMRKSIPPVGRLLITLRFLATGESYVSLHLQFRVGTSTISGIVRCTCAVIWEHLQPIVMPSPTREIWLQSAAGFQSVANFPNCIGAVDGKHIRVKQPPRSGSQYFNYKKFFSVVLIAVVDSTYRFLAIDVGSYGSTGDSRALLRSEFGRRILLDHVTLPPPTPLPGTTHPAPFVMVGDQAFPLLNNLLRPYPRRGLDERGRVFNRRLSRARNFVECAFGIMTSQWRVFTTALQLKLATVDMVIKAACVLHNYLRDYAPTPEVNVETLPAFSAPINYGQGRQLNRGIVVRNLFADYFMTPEGAVPVPVPLSQPPL